In Balaenoptera musculus isolate JJ_BM4_2016_0621 chromosome 19, mBalMus1.pri.v3, whole genome shotgun sequence, one genomic interval encodes:
- the NOD2 gene encoding nucleotide-binding oligomerization domain-containing protein 2 isoform X1 has translation MYTQDDFQAQRSQLVELLVSGSLEGFESVLDWLLSWEVLSWEDYEGLSLLGQPVSHLARRLLDTVWNKGAWGCELLTAAVQETQADRQPPELPGCWEPHSPHPARDLQSHRPAIVRRLYGHVEGVLDLTQARGFISQYECDEIRRPIFTSSQRARRLLDLATVKANGLAAFLLQCVQELPVPLALPFEDAACKRYMSKLRTTVLAQSRFLSTYDGTENLCLEEIYTENALEIRMEADMAGPLQQSPATLGLEELFSTRGHLNEDADTVLVVGEAGSGKSTLLQQLHLLWASGRAFQEFIFVFPFSCRQLQCLAKPLSVWTLLFEHCCWPDLGQQDVFQVLLDHPERILLTFDGFDEFKFRFMDRERHCCPTAPTSVQSLLFNLLQGNLLKNARKVLTSRPDAVSASLRKHVRTELSLKGFSEEGIELYLRRRHREPGVADRLIRLLRATSALHSLCHLPVFSWMVSKCHQELLLQGGGSPKTTTDMYLLILQHFLLHASPPDSAAHGLGAGLLRGRFPTLLRLGRLALWGLGTCCYVFSTKQLQAAHVDSEDVSLGFLVRAKRVVPGSTAPLEFLHVTFQCFFAAFYLALSADTPPSSLRHLFNGHGPGCSPLARVLPKLCVRGSGCKEGSVAALLQGAELHNLQITAAFLAGLLSQERQGLLAECQVSEKALLCRQACTRQCLARSLRKHFRSIPPAVPGEAKSMHAMPSFIWLVRSLYEMQEERLAWEAVRRLDVGHLKLTFCSVGPAECAALAFVLRHLRQPVALQLDHNSVGDIGVEQLLPCLGVCKALYLRDNNVSDRGICKLTEHALRCERLQKLALFNNKLTDGCAHSMAKLLACKQNFLALRLGNNHITAAGAEVLAQGLRANTSLQFLGFWGNKVGDRGAQALAEALGDHQSLRWLSLVGNNIGSVGAQALALMLEKNVALEELCLEENHVQDEGVCCLAKGLEKNSSLKVLKLSNNRITSLGAEALLQALEKNDTILEVWLRGNTFSPEEIEKLSHRDTRLLL, from the exons ATGTACACGCAGGACGACTTCCAGGCACAGAGGAGCCAGCTGGTGGAGCTGCTGGTCTCGGGGTCCCTGGAGGGCTTTGAGAGCGTTCTGGACTGGCTGCTTTCCTGGGAAGTCCTCTCCTGGGAGGACTACGAGGGGCTCAGCCTCTTGGGCCAGCCTGTCTCCCACTTGGCCAGGCGCCTCCTGGACACTGTCTGGAATAAGGGTGCTTGGGGCTGTGAACTACTCACTGCGGCTGTGCAGGAGACCCAGGCTGACAGACAGCCCCCCGAGCTTCCCGGCTGCTGGGAGCCCCACTCACCCCACCCAGCCCGTGACCTGCAGAGTCACCGGCCAGCCATCGTCAGGAGACTCTACGGCCACGTGGAGGGCGTGCTGGACCTGACACAGGCGCGGGGTTTCATCAGCCAGTACGAATGTGATGAAATCAGGCGGCCCATCTTCACGTCATCCCAGCGG GCAAGAAGGCTCCTCGATCTTGCCACAGTGAAGGCGAATGGGTTGGCTGCCTTCCTTCTACAATGTGTTCAGGAATTACCTGTCCCGTTGGCCCTGCCTTTTGAAG ATGCCGCCTGTAAGAGGTACATGTCCAAGCTGAGGACCACGGTATTGGCTCAGTCTCGCTTCCTGAGCACCTACGATGGGACAGAGAACCTTTGCCTGGAGGAAATATATACAGAGAATGCTCTAGAGATCCGGATGGAGGCGGACATGGCTGGACCTCTGCAGCAGAGCCCCGCCACCCTGGGCCTGGAGGAGCTTTTCAGCACCCGCGGCCACCTCAACGAAGACGCGGACACTGTGCTGGTGGTGGGCGAGGCGGGCAGCGGCAAGAGCACGCTTCTGCAGCAACTGCACCTGCTCTGGGCTTCAGGGAGGGCCTTCCAGGAGTTTATCTTCGTCTTCCCATTCAGCTGCCGACAGCTGCAGTGCCTGGCGAAACCGCTGTCGGTGTGGACACTGCTCTTTGAACACTGCTGTTGGCCCGACCTTGGCCAGCAGGATGTCTTCCAGGTCCTCCTCGACCACCCCGAGCGCATCCTCTTAACCTTCGACGGCTTTGACGAGTTCAAGTTCAGGTTCATGGATCGAGAACGTCACTGCTGTCCGACCGCCCCCACGTCTGTCCAGAGTCTGCTCTTCAACCTTCTGCAGGGCAACCTGCTAAAGAATGCCCGCAAGGTGTTGACCAGCCGTCCGGACGCGGTGTCGGCGAGCCTCAGGAAACATGTGCGCACGGAGCTCAGCCTCAAGGGCTTCTCGGAAGAGGGCATCGAACTGTACCTGAGGAGGCGCCATCGCGAGCCTGGGGTGGCCGACCGCCTCATCCGCCTGCTCAGAGCCACCTCGGCCCTGCACAGTCTGTGCCACCTGCCCGTCTTCTCCTGGATGGTGTCCAAATGCCACCAGGAACTGTTGCTGCAGGGCGGGGGGTCCCCGAAGACCACCACAGATATGTACCTCCTGATCCTGCAGCACTTTCTGCTGCATGCCTCCCCGCCGGACTCAGCGGCCCATGGTCTGGGAGCTGGCCTGCTTCGGGGCCGGTTCCCCACCCTCCTGCGCCTCGGCCGCCTGGCTCTGTGGGGCCTGGGCACGTGCTGCTACGTGTTTTCCACCAAGCAGCTGCAGGCAGCACACGTCGACAGTGAGGACGTTTCTCTTGGCTTCCTGGTGCGTGCCAAGAGGGTCGTGCCTGGGAGCACAGCCCCCCTGGAATTCCTGCACGTCACTTTCCAGTGCTTCTTTGCTGCGTTCTACCTCGCTCTCAGTGCCGACACGCCGCCATCCTCGCTCAGACACCTCTTCAACGGTCACGGGCCTGGCTGCTCGCCGCTGGCCAGGGTGCTGCCCAAACTGTGCGTGCGGGGTTCCGGGTGCAAAGAAGGCAGCGTGGCCGCTCTGCTGCAGGGGGCCGAGCTGCACAACCTCCAGATCACAGCGGCCTTCCTGGCGGGGCTGTTGTCCCAGGAGCGCCAGGGCCTGCTGGCCGAGTGCCAGGTGTCTGAGAAGGCCCTGCTCTGCCGCCAGGCCTGCACCCGGCAGTGTCTGGCCCGCAGCCTCCGCAAGCACTTTCGTTCCATCCCACCAGCCGTGCCGGGCGAGGCCAAGAGCATGCATGCCATGCCCAGCTTCATCTGGCTCGTCCGGAGCCTGTATGAGATGCAGGAGGAGCGGCTGGCGTGGGAGGCTGTGCGTAGGCTGGACGTCGGGCATCTCAAGCTGACATTCTGCAGCGTGGGCCCGGCCGAGTGTGCTGCCCTGGCCTTTGTGCTGCGGCACCTCCGGCAGCCTGTGGCCCTGCAGCTGGACCACAACTCTGTGGGCGATATCGGCGTGGAGCAGCTGCTGCCTTGCCTCGGCGTCTGCAAGGCTCTGTA cTTGCGAGATAACAACGTCTCAGACCGAGGCATCTGCAAGCTCACTGAACATGCCCTTCGCTGTGAGCGGCTGCAGAAGTTAGC TCTTTTCAACAACAAATTGACCGACGGCTGTGCGCACTCCATGGCCAAGCTCCTTGCATGCAAGCAGAATTTCTTGGCTTTGAG GCTGGGGAACAACCACATCACGGCCGCGGGAGCCGAGGTGCTGGCCCAGGGGCTCAGAGCCAACACCTCCCTGCAGTTCCTGGG GTTCTGGGGCAACAAGGTGGGTGACAGAGGAGCCCAGGCCTTGGCTGAAGCCTTGGGTGATCACCAGAGCTTGAGGTGGCTCAG CCTGGTGGGGAACAACATTGGCAGTGTGGGCGCTCAAGCCTTAGCATTGATGTTGGAAAAGAACGTGGCCCTGGAAGAACTCTG CCTGGAGGAGAACCACGTCCAGGATGAAGGTGTGTGCTGTCTCGCGAAAGGACTTGAGAAAAACTCAAGTTTGAAAGTCCTGAA GCTGTCTAACAACCGCATCACCTCCCTTGGGGCAGAAGCCCTCCTGCAGGCCCTGGAAAAGAATGACACCATCCTGGAAGTCTG GCTCCGAGGAAACACTTTCTCTCCGGAGGAAATTGAGAAGCTCAGCCACAGGGACACCAGACTCTTGCTTTGA
- the NOD2 gene encoding nucleotide-binding oligomerization domain-containing protein 2 isoform X3, whose translation MYTQDDFQAQRSQLVELLVSGSLEGFESVLDWLLSWEVLSWEDYEGLSLLGQPVSHLARRLLDTVWNKGAWGCELLTAAVQETQADRQPPELPGCWEPHSPHPARDLQSHRPAIVRRLYGHVEGVLDLTQARGFISQYECDEIRRPIFTSSQRARRLLDLATVKANGLAAFLLQCVQELPVPLALPFEDAACKRYMSKLRTTVLAQSRFLSTYDGTENLCLEEIYTENALEIRMEADMAGPLQQSPATLGLEELFSTRGHLNEDADTVLVVGEAGSGKSTLLQQLHLLWASGRAFQEFIFVFPFSCRQLQCLAKPLSVWTLLFEHCCWPDLGQQDVFQVLLDHPERILLTFDGFDEFKFRFMDRERHCCPTAPTSVQSLLFNLLQGNLLKNARKVLTSRPDAVSASLRKHVRTELSLKGFSEEGIELYLRRRHREPGVADRLIRLLRATSALHSLCHLPVFSWMVSKCHQELLLQGGGSPKTTTDMYLLILQHFLLHASPPDSAAHGLGAGLLRGRFPTLLRLGRLALWGLGTCCYVFSTKQLQAAHVDSEDVSLGFLVRAKRVVPGSTAPLEFLHVTFQCFFAAFYLALSADTPPSSLRHLFNGHGPGCSPLARVLPKLCVRGSGCKEGSVAALLQGAELHNLQITAAFLAGLLSQERQGLLAECQVSEKALLCRQACTRQCLARSLRKHFRSIPPAVPGEAKSMHAMPSFIWLVRSLYEMQEERLAWEAVRRLDVGHLKLTFCSVGPAECAALAFVLRHLRQPVALQLDHNSVGDIGVEQLLPCLGVCKALYLRDNNVSDRGICKLTEHALRCERLQKLALFNNKLTDGCAHSMAKLLACKQNFLALRPFHSFPFAGGK comes from the exons ATGTACACGCAGGACGACTTCCAGGCACAGAGGAGCCAGCTGGTGGAGCTGCTGGTCTCGGGGTCCCTGGAGGGCTTTGAGAGCGTTCTGGACTGGCTGCTTTCCTGGGAAGTCCTCTCCTGGGAGGACTACGAGGGGCTCAGCCTCTTGGGCCAGCCTGTCTCCCACTTGGCCAGGCGCCTCCTGGACACTGTCTGGAATAAGGGTGCTTGGGGCTGTGAACTACTCACTGCGGCTGTGCAGGAGACCCAGGCTGACAGACAGCCCCCCGAGCTTCCCGGCTGCTGGGAGCCCCACTCACCCCACCCAGCCCGTGACCTGCAGAGTCACCGGCCAGCCATCGTCAGGAGACTCTACGGCCACGTGGAGGGCGTGCTGGACCTGACACAGGCGCGGGGTTTCATCAGCCAGTACGAATGTGATGAAATCAGGCGGCCCATCTTCACGTCATCCCAGCGG GCAAGAAGGCTCCTCGATCTTGCCACAGTGAAGGCGAATGGGTTGGCTGCCTTCCTTCTACAATGTGTTCAGGAATTACCTGTCCCGTTGGCCCTGCCTTTTGAAG ATGCCGCCTGTAAGAGGTACATGTCCAAGCTGAGGACCACGGTATTGGCTCAGTCTCGCTTCCTGAGCACCTACGATGGGACAGAGAACCTTTGCCTGGAGGAAATATATACAGAGAATGCTCTAGAGATCCGGATGGAGGCGGACATGGCTGGACCTCTGCAGCAGAGCCCCGCCACCCTGGGCCTGGAGGAGCTTTTCAGCACCCGCGGCCACCTCAACGAAGACGCGGACACTGTGCTGGTGGTGGGCGAGGCGGGCAGCGGCAAGAGCACGCTTCTGCAGCAACTGCACCTGCTCTGGGCTTCAGGGAGGGCCTTCCAGGAGTTTATCTTCGTCTTCCCATTCAGCTGCCGACAGCTGCAGTGCCTGGCGAAACCGCTGTCGGTGTGGACACTGCTCTTTGAACACTGCTGTTGGCCCGACCTTGGCCAGCAGGATGTCTTCCAGGTCCTCCTCGACCACCCCGAGCGCATCCTCTTAACCTTCGACGGCTTTGACGAGTTCAAGTTCAGGTTCATGGATCGAGAACGTCACTGCTGTCCGACCGCCCCCACGTCTGTCCAGAGTCTGCTCTTCAACCTTCTGCAGGGCAACCTGCTAAAGAATGCCCGCAAGGTGTTGACCAGCCGTCCGGACGCGGTGTCGGCGAGCCTCAGGAAACATGTGCGCACGGAGCTCAGCCTCAAGGGCTTCTCGGAAGAGGGCATCGAACTGTACCTGAGGAGGCGCCATCGCGAGCCTGGGGTGGCCGACCGCCTCATCCGCCTGCTCAGAGCCACCTCGGCCCTGCACAGTCTGTGCCACCTGCCCGTCTTCTCCTGGATGGTGTCCAAATGCCACCAGGAACTGTTGCTGCAGGGCGGGGGGTCCCCGAAGACCACCACAGATATGTACCTCCTGATCCTGCAGCACTTTCTGCTGCATGCCTCCCCGCCGGACTCAGCGGCCCATGGTCTGGGAGCTGGCCTGCTTCGGGGCCGGTTCCCCACCCTCCTGCGCCTCGGCCGCCTGGCTCTGTGGGGCCTGGGCACGTGCTGCTACGTGTTTTCCACCAAGCAGCTGCAGGCAGCACACGTCGACAGTGAGGACGTTTCTCTTGGCTTCCTGGTGCGTGCCAAGAGGGTCGTGCCTGGGAGCACAGCCCCCCTGGAATTCCTGCACGTCACTTTCCAGTGCTTCTTTGCTGCGTTCTACCTCGCTCTCAGTGCCGACACGCCGCCATCCTCGCTCAGACACCTCTTCAACGGTCACGGGCCTGGCTGCTCGCCGCTGGCCAGGGTGCTGCCCAAACTGTGCGTGCGGGGTTCCGGGTGCAAAGAAGGCAGCGTGGCCGCTCTGCTGCAGGGGGCCGAGCTGCACAACCTCCAGATCACAGCGGCCTTCCTGGCGGGGCTGTTGTCCCAGGAGCGCCAGGGCCTGCTGGCCGAGTGCCAGGTGTCTGAGAAGGCCCTGCTCTGCCGCCAGGCCTGCACCCGGCAGTGTCTGGCCCGCAGCCTCCGCAAGCACTTTCGTTCCATCCCACCAGCCGTGCCGGGCGAGGCCAAGAGCATGCATGCCATGCCCAGCTTCATCTGGCTCGTCCGGAGCCTGTATGAGATGCAGGAGGAGCGGCTGGCGTGGGAGGCTGTGCGTAGGCTGGACGTCGGGCATCTCAAGCTGACATTCTGCAGCGTGGGCCCGGCCGAGTGTGCTGCCCTGGCCTTTGTGCTGCGGCACCTCCGGCAGCCTGTGGCCCTGCAGCTGGACCACAACTCTGTGGGCGATATCGGCGTGGAGCAGCTGCTGCCTTGCCTCGGCGTCTGCAAGGCTCTGTA cTTGCGAGATAACAACGTCTCAGACCGAGGCATCTGCAAGCTCACTGAACATGCCCTTCGCTGTGAGCGGCTGCAGAAGTTAGC TCTTTTCAACAACAAATTGACCGACGGCTGTGCGCACTCCATGGCCAAGCTCCTTGCATGCAAGCAGAATTTCTTGGCTTTGAG GCCCTTCCACTCCTTTCCCTTTGCTGGTGGAAAATGA
- the NOD2 gene encoding nucleotide-binding oligomerization domain-containing protein 2 isoform X2, which yields MYTQDDFQAQRSQLVELLVSGSLEGFESVLDWLLSWEVLSWEDYEGLSLLGQPVSHLARRLLDTVWNKGAWGCELLTAAVQETQADRQPPELPGCWEPHSPHPARDLQSHRPAIVRRLYGHVEGVLDLTQARGFISQYECDEIRRPIFTSSQRARRLLDLATVKANGLAAFLLQCVQELPVPLALPFEDAACKRYMSKLRTTVLAQSRFLSTYDGTENLCLEEIYTENALEIRMEADMAGPLQQSPATLGLEELFSTRGHLNEDADTVLVVGEAGSGKSTLLQQLHLLWASGRAFQEFIFVFPFSCRQLQCLAKPLSVWTLLFEHCCWPDLGQQDVFQVLLDHPERILLTFDGFDEFKFRFMDRERHCCPTAPTSVQSLLFNLLQGNLLKNARKVLTSRPDAVSASLRKHVRTELSLKGFSEEGIELYLRRRHREPGVADRLIRLLRATSALHSLCHLPVFSWMVSKCHQELLLQGGGSPKTTTDMYLLILQHFLLHASPPDSAAHGLGAGLLRGRFPTLLRLGRLALWGLGTCCYVFSTKQLQAAHVDSEDVSLGFLVRAKRVVPGSTAPLEFLHVTFQCFFAAFYLALSADTPPSSLRHLFNGHGPGCSPLARVLPKLCVRGSGCKEGSVAALLQGAELHNLQITAAFLAGLLSQERQGLLAECQVSEKALLCRQACTRQCLARSLRKHFRSIPPAVPGEAKSMHAMPSFIWLVRSLYEMQEERLAWEAVRRLDVGHLKLTFCSVGPAECAALAFVLRHLRQPVALQLDHNSVGDIGVEQLLPCLGVCKALYLRDNNVSDRGICKLTEHALRCERLQKLALFNNKLTDGCAHSMAKLLACKQNFLALRLGNNHITAAGAEVLAQGLRANTSLQFLGLEPLGSS from the exons ATGTACACGCAGGACGACTTCCAGGCACAGAGGAGCCAGCTGGTGGAGCTGCTGGTCTCGGGGTCCCTGGAGGGCTTTGAGAGCGTTCTGGACTGGCTGCTTTCCTGGGAAGTCCTCTCCTGGGAGGACTACGAGGGGCTCAGCCTCTTGGGCCAGCCTGTCTCCCACTTGGCCAGGCGCCTCCTGGACACTGTCTGGAATAAGGGTGCTTGGGGCTGTGAACTACTCACTGCGGCTGTGCAGGAGACCCAGGCTGACAGACAGCCCCCCGAGCTTCCCGGCTGCTGGGAGCCCCACTCACCCCACCCAGCCCGTGACCTGCAGAGTCACCGGCCAGCCATCGTCAGGAGACTCTACGGCCACGTGGAGGGCGTGCTGGACCTGACACAGGCGCGGGGTTTCATCAGCCAGTACGAATGTGATGAAATCAGGCGGCCCATCTTCACGTCATCCCAGCGG GCAAGAAGGCTCCTCGATCTTGCCACAGTGAAGGCGAATGGGTTGGCTGCCTTCCTTCTACAATGTGTTCAGGAATTACCTGTCCCGTTGGCCCTGCCTTTTGAAG ATGCCGCCTGTAAGAGGTACATGTCCAAGCTGAGGACCACGGTATTGGCTCAGTCTCGCTTCCTGAGCACCTACGATGGGACAGAGAACCTTTGCCTGGAGGAAATATATACAGAGAATGCTCTAGAGATCCGGATGGAGGCGGACATGGCTGGACCTCTGCAGCAGAGCCCCGCCACCCTGGGCCTGGAGGAGCTTTTCAGCACCCGCGGCCACCTCAACGAAGACGCGGACACTGTGCTGGTGGTGGGCGAGGCGGGCAGCGGCAAGAGCACGCTTCTGCAGCAACTGCACCTGCTCTGGGCTTCAGGGAGGGCCTTCCAGGAGTTTATCTTCGTCTTCCCATTCAGCTGCCGACAGCTGCAGTGCCTGGCGAAACCGCTGTCGGTGTGGACACTGCTCTTTGAACACTGCTGTTGGCCCGACCTTGGCCAGCAGGATGTCTTCCAGGTCCTCCTCGACCACCCCGAGCGCATCCTCTTAACCTTCGACGGCTTTGACGAGTTCAAGTTCAGGTTCATGGATCGAGAACGTCACTGCTGTCCGACCGCCCCCACGTCTGTCCAGAGTCTGCTCTTCAACCTTCTGCAGGGCAACCTGCTAAAGAATGCCCGCAAGGTGTTGACCAGCCGTCCGGACGCGGTGTCGGCGAGCCTCAGGAAACATGTGCGCACGGAGCTCAGCCTCAAGGGCTTCTCGGAAGAGGGCATCGAACTGTACCTGAGGAGGCGCCATCGCGAGCCTGGGGTGGCCGACCGCCTCATCCGCCTGCTCAGAGCCACCTCGGCCCTGCACAGTCTGTGCCACCTGCCCGTCTTCTCCTGGATGGTGTCCAAATGCCACCAGGAACTGTTGCTGCAGGGCGGGGGGTCCCCGAAGACCACCACAGATATGTACCTCCTGATCCTGCAGCACTTTCTGCTGCATGCCTCCCCGCCGGACTCAGCGGCCCATGGTCTGGGAGCTGGCCTGCTTCGGGGCCGGTTCCCCACCCTCCTGCGCCTCGGCCGCCTGGCTCTGTGGGGCCTGGGCACGTGCTGCTACGTGTTTTCCACCAAGCAGCTGCAGGCAGCACACGTCGACAGTGAGGACGTTTCTCTTGGCTTCCTGGTGCGTGCCAAGAGGGTCGTGCCTGGGAGCACAGCCCCCCTGGAATTCCTGCACGTCACTTTCCAGTGCTTCTTTGCTGCGTTCTACCTCGCTCTCAGTGCCGACACGCCGCCATCCTCGCTCAGACACCTCTTCAACGGTCACGGGCCTGGCTGCTCGCCGCTGGCCAGGGTGCTGCCCAAACTGTGCGTGCGGGGTTCCGGGTGCAAAGAAGGCAGCGTGGCCGCTCTGCTGCAGGGGGCCGAGCTGCACAACCTCCAGATCACAGCGGCCTTCCTGGCGGGGCTGTTGTCCCAGGAGCGCCAGGGCCTGCTGGCCGAGTGCCAGGTGTCTGAGAAGGCCCTGCTCTGCCGCCAGGCCTGCACCCGGCAGTGTCTGGCCCGCAGCCTCCGCAAGCACTTTCGTTCCATCCCACCAGCCGTGCCGGGCGAGGCCAAGAGCATGCATGCCATGCCCAGCTTCATCTGGCTCGTCCGGAGCCTGTATGAGATGCAGGAGGAGCGGCTGGCGTGGGAGGCTGTGCGTAGGCTGGACGTCGGGCATCTCAAGCTGACATTCTGCAGCGTGGGCCCGGCCGAGTGTGCTGCCCTGGCCTTTGTGCTGCGGCACCTCCGGCAGCCTGTGGCCCTGCAGCTGGACCACAACTCTGTGGGCGATATCGGCGTGGAGCAGCTGCTGCCTTGCCTCGGCGTCTGCAAGGCTCTGTA cTTGCGAGATAACAACGTCTCAGACCGAGGCATCTGCAAGCTCACTGAACATGCCCTTCGCTGTGAGCGGCTGCAGAAGTTAGC TCTTTTCAACAACAAATTGACCGACGGCTGTGCGCACTCCATGGCCAAGCTCCTTGCATGCAAGCAGAATTTCTTGGCTTTGAG GCTGGGGAACAACCACATCACGGCCGCGGGAGCCGAGGTGCTGGCCCAGGGGCTCAGAGCCAACACCTCCCTGCAGTTCCTGGG GTTGGAACCACTTGGGAGCTCCTGA